tatgcgcacatcgtatacgatatatgttacaccatgcgatcatgccgccacagcgggacactagacgacgaaagaaagtttcaaacgatctgctacgacgtacgattctcagcggggtccctgatcgcagtagcgtgtcagacacagcgagatcgctggaacgtcacggatatatcgctggaacgtcacgaatcgtgccgtcgtagcgatcaaaatgccactgtgtgacggtaccctaaggtcatTTACTGACAAAAGAATATTAAATGTTTGCTCTGTAGTCATCTGCTGATAAAGGAGCATTCAATGTCCAGTCTGTGATCATCTACTAATAAAGGAACATTCAATGTCAAGGTTGAGGTCATCCACTGATAAAGAGACATTCAATGTCTTGTCTGTGGTCATCTACTGATAACTGAACATTCAATGTCTGGTGTGTGGTTATCAGCTGATAAATGAGCATTCAATGTCCGGTCTGTGGTCAACTCCTGATAAAGAATCATTCAATGTCCAGTTTATGGTCATCTGCTGAAAAAGGAACGTTCCATGTCCAATCTGAGGACTCTACTGATGAAGGAGCCTTCAATGTTGGGTCTGTGGTCATCTACTCATAAATATCCATTCACTGTAGAGTCTGTGTTCATCTACTGATAAAGGAGCATTCAGGGTCTGGTCTAAGGTCATCTAATGATGAAAGAACAGTGGTCATCTACCGATAAAGGAGCATTCAATGTCCAGTTTGTGGTTATATactaaaaaaaggaatattcaatatCCTGTCTATGGTCATCTGCTGATAAATGAACATTCATTCTCCAGTCTGTGGCCTTCTTCTGATAAAGGAGCATTCATTGTCCAGTCTGAGGTCCTATTACTTCATCCCATATTTTGAGATGAGATCATCATCTTGTCTGCAGCCGGTGTGTAGGTGGCAACATTTGTTCTAATTATTTGATAGGTAATTAATTAGTAGTAAATTATACAAAACCTGGAATTTCCTGCGATAACTAACAGTTACATGATTAGATGTCACCACCAGGGGGAACTTCAGGGCATAgcgcatactgtatatactgaccTCAATAGTAACATTGTATACAGTAACAATCATTTTCAATTATGTTTGATAAAGCTGTGTGAGGACAATGACTATGGTGTCAGCCGTATATATGATCATGTACTCCATGACACGTGTGGTCATCTGTGGTTGTGTCATGATATTTCAGTAAATGAGAATATAGTTTCCATACAAAACCCAAACTAGTGGCACTTTTTTCTAAGAGACTTCAGCAAGATGACACATTTTCACACTTGAAATGAATAGGAACAATAGCTGTGGTAAAGACCAGTCATATTCTCTGTTGAAATCCATTTACACCCTTGAGTCTTCAGCAGAAACTTTGTTACAGTGCTTCAAAAATAAAACTTATTTTCTACAAATCAAATTATTATTTAACCTTGTGTTCTAGTCATATGAGCTTTATTAACCTGATTAAGGAACATTCAATGTCTGGTCTGTGGTCATCTACTGATAAGGGAACATTCAATGTCTGGTCTGTGGTCTTCTATTGATAAAGGAACATTCAGTTTCCGATCTGTGGTCTTCTATTGATAAAGGAACATTCAATGTCCGGTCTGTGGTCATCTACTAATATAGAAACATTCAATGTCAGGTCTGTGGTCTTCTTTTGATAAAGGAACATTCaatgtttggtctgtggtccactaCTGATGAAGGAACATTCAATGTCCAGTCTGTGGTCTTCTACTGATAAGGGAACATTCAATGTCTGGTCTGTGGTCTTCTATTGATAAAGGAACATTCAGTTTCCGATCTGTGGTCTTCTATTGATAAAGGAACATTCAATGTCCGGTCTGTGGTCATCTACTAATATAGAAACATTCAATGTCAGGTCTGTGGTCTTCTTTTGATAAAGGAACATTCaatgtttggtctgtggtccactaCTGATGAAGGAACATTCAATGTCCAGTCTGTGGTCTTCTATTGATAAAGGAACATTCAATGTCCGGTCTGTGGTCATCTGCTAATATAGAAACATTCAATGTCAGGTCTGTGGTCTTCTATTGATAGAGGAACATTCAATGTCCAGCCTGTAGTCATCTACTGATGAAGGAACATTCAATGTCAGGTCTGTGGTCTTCTATTGATAGAGGAACATTCAATGTCCAGTCTGTAGTCATATACTGATAAAGGAATATTTATTATCTGGTCTGTAATCATCTACTGATAAAGGAACATTCAATGTCCGGTCTGTTGTCTTTTATTGATAAAGGAACATTCAATGTCTGGTCTGTAGTCATCTACTAATAAAGGAACATTCAATGTCTGGTCTGTGGTCTTCTGTTTATAAAGGAACATTCAATGTCTGGTCTGTGGTCATCTACTGATAAAGGAACATTCAATGTCCGGTCTGTGGTCATCTACTGATAAAGGAACATTCAATATCCGGTCTGTGGTCTTCTATTGATAAAGGAGCATGCAATGTCTGGTTTATGATCATCTACTAATATAGAAAAATTCAATGTCAGGTACTTTGTCTTATATTGATAAAGGAACATTCAATGTCTGGTCTGTGGTCATCTACTGATAAAAGAACATTCAATGTCTGGTCTGTGGTCATCTACTGGTAAAGGAACATTCAATGTCTGGTCTGTAGTCATCTACTGATAAAGGAAGATTCAATGTCCGGTCTGTGGTCATCTACTAATATAGAAACATTCAATGTCAGGTCTGTGGTCTTCTTTTGATAAAGGAACATTCAATGTCGGGTCTGTGGTCATCTACTGATAAAGGAATATTCATTATCTGGTCTATAGTCATCTACTGATAAAGGAACATTCAATGTCCAGTCTGTGGTCTTCTACTGATAAAGGAACATTCAATGTCCGGTCTGTGGTCTTTTATTGATAAAAGAACATTCAATGTCCGATCTGTGGTCTTCTATTGATAAAGGAACATTCAATGTCCGGTCTGTGGTCTTCTATTGATAAAGGAACATTCAATGTCCGGTCTGTGGTCATCTACTAATATAGAAACATTCAATGTCAGGTCTGTGGTCTTCTTTTGATAAAGGAACATTCaatgtttggtctgtggtccactaCTGATGAAGGAACATTCAATGTCCAGTCTGTGGTCTTCTATTGATAAAGGAACATTCAATGTCCGGTCTGTGGTCATCTGCTAATATAGAAACATTCAATGTCAGGTCTGTGGTCTTCTATTGATAGAGGAACATTCAATGTCCAGCCTGTAGTCATCTACTGATGAAGGAACATTCAATGTCAGGTCTGTGGTCTTCTATTGATAGAGGAACATTCAATGTCCAGTCTGTAGTCATATACTGATAAAGGAATATTTATTATCTGGTCTGTAATCATCTACTGATAAAGGAACATTCAATGTCCGGTCTGTTGTCTTTTATTGATAAAGGAACATTCAATGTCTGGTCTGTAGTCATCTACTAATAAAGGAACATTCAATGTCTGGTCTGTGGTCTTCTGTTTATAAAGGAACATTCAATGTCTGGTCTGTGGTCATCTACTGATAAAGGAACATTCAATGTCCGGTCTGTGGTCATCTACTGATAAAGGAACATTCAATATCCGGTCTGTGGTCTTCTATTGATAAAGGAGCATGCAATGTCTGGTTTATGATCATCTACTAATATAGAAAAATTCAATGTCAGGTACTTGGTCTTATATTGATAAAGGAACATTCAATGTCTGGTCTGTGGTCATCTACTGATAAAAGAACATTCAATGTCTGGTCTGTGGTCATCTACTGGTAAAGGAACATTCAATGTCTGGTCTGTAGTCATCTACTGATAAAGGAAGATTCAATGTCCGGTCTGTGGTCATCTACTAATATAGAAACATTCAATGTCAGGTCTGTGGTCTTCTTTTGATAAAGGAACATTCAATGTCGGGTCTGTGGTCATCTACTGATAAAGGAATATTCATTATCTGGTCTATAGTCATCTACTGATAAAGGAACATTCAATGTCCAGTCTGTGGTCTTCTACTGATAAAGGAACATTCAATGTCCGGTCTGTGGTCTTTTATTGATAAAAGAACATTCAATGTCTGGTCTGTAGTCATCTACTGATAAAGGAACATTCAATATCCGGTCTGTGGTCTTCTATTTATAAAGGAACATTCAATGTCTGGTCTGTGGTCATCTACTGATAAAGGAACATTCAATGTCCAGTCTGTGGTCTTCTACTGATAAAGGAACATTCAATGTCCGGTCTGTGGTCTTTTATTGATAAAAGAACATTCAATGTCTGGTCTGTGGTCATCTACTGATAAAGGAACATTCAATGTCCGGTCTGTGGTCTTTTATTGATAAAAGAACATTCAATGTCTGGTCTGTAGTCATCTACTGATAAAGGAACATTCAATATCCGGTCTGTGGTCTTCTATTTATAAAGGAACATTCAATGTCTGGTCTGGAGTCATCTACTGATAAAGGAACATTCAATGTCTGGTCTGTGGTCTTTTATTGATAAAGGAACATTCAATGTCCATTCTGTAGTCATCTACTGATAAAGGAAAATTCAATATCCGGTTTGTGGTCTTCTACTGATAAAGGAACATTAAATGTCCGGTCTGTGGCCATCTAGTTATAAAGGAATATTCAATGTCAGGTTTGTGGTCTTCTATTGATAAAGGAACATTCAATGTCCGGTCTGGGGTCAGCTAATGATACAGAATCATACATTGTCTGGTCTATTATCATTTACTGTTTTATATTCAAGGTATTACAAAGATTGTGAAAGACTTAATAACATGGCTGCTTTTTTTGACAGTATCTCCTGGCAGGGGATTGTACTTAGTATTGCAGCTTATTCCTAGACATGAATGGAGCCACAATATTTCATGAAATTAACCCTTTATATTGATTTATATATTTACATGTTCATCACCAACAACAATGCTGTTTCCTACCTGTGTATCCTCCCCCCACCTCCGCACAGCGCTGGTATATTACACAGTAGCTCCTGGCCACATCCTGTGAGATTCTAGCCTCCATGCAGATATCATCTCTAAGCTGCCATCCACAACCTACACAAGGTAATGTCTTGTCTTTCCATTTATAAGATAATCATCTTGTCTGCAGCTTGAGTGTAGGTGGCAACATTTGTGCTAATATTAATTTAATACGAAGCCTGTAATTTCCTGCAGTAACTAACAGTTACATGATTAgatgccaccaccagggggagcttcagaGCGTAGCGCATACTGTATACTCTGACCTCAATAGTAACATTGTATACAGTAACAATCATTTACAATTATGTTTGATAAAGCTGTGCGAGGACAATGACGATGGTGTCTGCTGTATATGATCATGTAGTCCATCACACGTTTGGTCATCTGTGGTTGCACCATGATGTTTCAGTAAATGAGAATATAGTTTCCATACAAAGCCCAAACTAGTGGCATTTTATCTAAGAAACTTCAGCAAGATGACAAATGTTCACACTTGTAGGGAGCAGGAACAATAGCTGGGGTGAAGAACAGTCATATTCTCTACTGAGATCCATTTACACCCTTGAGTCTTCAGCAGAAGCTTCGTTACAGTCTTTCAAAAATAGAACTTGGACGGTGGAAGCGCCATTTACTGCCGTGGTAAACGAGCCCCGGAGCAGCGAGGGAGCCACATTGCTGAGGCAGGAGAAGCCAGTAAGCAGTGACTGGAGCACCCATAGAGAGGCAGCCCTCTCGTATATATAGTAAAATATATTTGAGACTTATGCACATGTGATATGTGGATCCGCACGGATTAGTGCCTTACACCATGAAGAGTTAGTACATAGGAATGGGCCCTCTGCACAGGGACCCTGACAAGCCTCCAAATTTGCCCATACTAAACCTTCTGTTGCTGGTTCTTAGCTCTTAGCAGTGAGATGTTACTTAATCTGTTGGATCACTTACCATCACACATTGGCTACATGGACTCAATCTTTAGTAACACAACTTTTTCTGCGATTATTTTCAGCTTTTGGACCATGTTCTTCATCTTCATTCTTCTCGTTTCTGTTTCCGGGACGTCCACTCCTCCTCCGTTGACCTACGCCTGCCAGTCAGCAAAGATTGAAGAGTGCAATAAGCTCCACTTTGTCCCAGGTCACACTCTTCTCGGAGAGGGAGTAGATATTGTGACAATGCGGAAGAAAGGGTCCTATCTGTTAAATCTCCAGAAAGTTATCACATCTGAGGAAACCTGTACAGTCTGTAGGAACCATTACATGAAGAATGCCTGGCAGAAGCTGCCGCTCGGGGTGGTGGATTGGAAGCCTCAGTCCACTTGTGTTAAGAAGATCAGTGGAGAGACCTCACGGTCAACTTCTGCATTGGCTGAAGAGTCGGCATCGAGTATTCAGAATAACTGGGAGGCCGACCTGGAGCTCCATCACAAAGTGGGAGAAGCCAAAGTGGTGTTAGCCGGATCTCAGTCCCAGCTGTCACAGTTTGGTCAGAGTAAGACCAACGGAGATCGATACACCTTTGTGAGGCACAAGCTGAGCTGCGCCTACTACAGGTACAGTGTCTCCACTAATGTATTACTGTGCATAGAGTATGAAAACAGAACGTAATAACAATTGTTCAGCTTcagtagagtcatctcattatcattagagagcaggatcagcagagtcatctcattatcattagaggatggggtcagcagagtcatctcattatcattagagggcaggatcgacagtcatctcattatcattagatggTGGGGTCatcagtcatctcattattattagagggcagggtcagcagagtcatctaatTATCATTAGTGgtcggggtcagcagagtcatctcatcattagaggGCGGAGTCAGCAGAATCCTCTCATTAGGGGGcgaggtcagcagagtcatctcattatcaataGAGGGCGGGGTCAGCAGAGAAATCTCATTATCATGAGAAGATgggatcagcagagtcatctcatcattgGAGGGCAGGATCAGGAGAGTCATTTCATCATGAAAGGGAATGGtctgcagagtcatctcattaatggagggcagggtcagcagagtcatctaatTATAGATgtaagaatgtaagcccgcaagggcagggtcctcgcccctctgtatcagtccgtcattgttagttttgtttactgtatgtgatatttgtaacttgtatgtaaccccttctcatgtacagcaccatggaatcaatggtgctatataaataaataataataatgataattataATTAGAGGGCATAGTCAGCACAGTCGTCTCATCATTGGAGGcggagtcagcagagtcatctcattatcattaggtgGCGAGGTCAGCAAAGTCATCTCATTATCAAtagagggtggggtcagcagagAAATCTCATTATCATGAGAGGATAGGGTCAGCAGAGACATCTCATCATTGGAGGGCAGGATCAGGTGAGTCATTTCATCATGAAAGGGAATGGtctgcagagtcatctcattaatggagggcagggtcagcagagtcatctcattataatTAGAGGGCatagtcagcagagtcatctcatcattggaggtggggtcagcagagtcatctcattatcattagagggcggagtcagcagagtcatctctttGGAGGGTGGGGTCATCTCATCACATTACATGGTGGGCTGCTGGCTTCTTATTTGTGGTAGGGTAAGGCTTTACATGCAGCCCCTCTGTCACTCCCCGGTATCTGGGGAAGGGTCTCTTCTTGTAGACAGCACTAGTTCCTGACACTCTGCACTGTCTGTACATTGTGATACAAAGCAAAGACATCTGTCTGAGAAAATGCAATTGTTAATTTAGACTTAAATCGGGTGACAGATCGGAGAGTTCGGGGGCCAGATATAAGACTGTATAGATTCTCCTACACAACGTATAGATTACGGTGGTAGCATCTTTATTTGGGGATGTCACAATGTTAGTGGGTATCCAGCCCCCCGTCATTAATCACTGTTGTCTCATTCCAGCCTCCGACTGTCATATCAGCCGCCACTGAGCCATGATTTTTATGAAAGATTAAAGTTGCTCCCTGCCACGTATGACACGAAGACCCAAGAGAAATATAGACACCTAATAAGCACCTATGGGACCCATTATATCACACAAGCCAATATGGGAGGGGAAGCGCAACAGGTCACTGCGATTAGGACGTGCCATGCCACGATGGACGGCGTGTCCTTAGATGAGCTGAAGGACTGTCTAAGCATTGAGGCCTCTGCTGCCATCACTGGTAAAGCAGAAGCTAACGCCAAAGCCAGCACCTGCAAAGAACTGAGCCAAAAAGCCAACCACGGAGAGAGCTTCCACCAGGCATATAACGAGAGGATGTGGAAGGTAAGAGGCGGAGTAGTTTCATGAAGTAAACAACTACCTACCATAGCGGCTGTCACAGGACTCGTGGACCTAATGGGGTTCTGTACCAGCCATTGTCTATTAGATTAGCTCAGATCTGTAATGGCCAGAGTCACGTGCTTGTCCTCAGGGGTCCTAGTTATGGCCAAAAATTTGGACTCTGTGTGTGGTTGGGTCCTCGACATCCTGATAAAGCTATACTATATGCGGCAGTGACGAAAATTAATTGGACCCTGGACTGAGTAGGTTAAGAGAGGGGTCTGGTCTGAGGGCTGGAGTAATTTTTTTAAGTCTCATTTTTAATTTTGTATCTCTCCTGGGGTCATACCTTATTTTGGGGTCTTGTCTACACAGTATATCAGACACACATGGCAGCAAGGGACAGTACAAATCTTGCGGCATATATTGGGCACTGAAAACAACGGTGTGTGTGTAGTATGCAATGTCGTAGAAGGTTGACCTATCATAATTAGTAGGTCCTTACTGTCAGGGCTCCAACATTTATAGGGATCACATTCCAAAGATTCGTCATACCTGGAGTTACAGTATTAAAAGGGCTATCCGGgactaattaatttttttttccacgtaCTGAAAAACTAACAGTAAGGTAGTTGCTAACAACCTGCCCCTTTGGAGGattataaaaaaagacaaaaattggatttctcaggggagcagcaggaaaaaaataagagcaaaaactgccgACTTAAGCATAACACAAAAACAATACTTAGAAAGTAATGAAGGTAATAACGTACTGTAGACTTTCAGGAGGTCCTGTCACCAGGTCAGAAGTGGCCAGATTTAGCTTATTTTATTCCAACTGCCCCTGAGTATTCCTTTTCACTTGCTTACACAAGAACATGACACCTTTTTTGTATCCCTACATTTCAGATCACTGGTGGACAGATCACGTACGACCTCCTTTCATTTGACTCCAAAAATAGTGAGAGCGCTTCGGTCTTTGAGAAATGGATGGACAGCCTCAAGACACAGCCTGAAATTGTATCGTATTCCCTGGAGTCTATCCACAACCTTGTCAGGTTCAGGGGACCTCAGCGAGAGAACCTGAAGAAGGCCGTGAGTGACTATATCATGGAGAAGGCTCTCAGACAGAACTGCTCCTGTCCTTCTGGGGCTATGCAGAGTCTCGGTGCGGAGTGCTCTTGTGTCTGCCAAGGAAATGCCCACCGCAATGCCAACTGCTGCCCATCAAAGAAAGGATTTGCTAAATTAGTAGTGAACATCGAAAGTGCCTCGAATCTTTGGGGAGACTATATATCCAAGACTGATGCCTTCGTTGTGCTGAGTTATGGTTCAGCTAAAGTTCAGACCTCAACTATATGGAACAACGATAATCCCTCATGGAAAGCGCGCTTTGACCTGGGGGTCTTGGAGCTCAGCCATGCGCCCTTATTGAAGGTTGAAGTTTGGGATGAAGATAATAAATATGATGATGATCTCCTCGGATCATGCACAAAAAGTTTAAACAGTGGAGTAAAGTCTGAGGTCTGCTACCTGCAGCACGGGAGTGTGAGCTTTGTGGTGAGTACCGAGTGCCTCCCGCACCTTACCGGACAGCTCTGTAGGGAGTATGCAGCCTCCACCAAATAAAGATCTCAACAGTTCAAGGACAGCCAAAAAGAAACACCAAGAACTATCAGAATTAGCACCCGGACACCTCAACATTTCCTCAATGTCATCTCACGATATCAGAGTCCACAGGGCAATACTTGTTCGTATACTGAATTCTCACCATTAAGGCGATATCTCATGTGCGATTGTCATAGCACTCATTATTGCATTT
The nucleotide sequence above comes from Ranitomeya imitator isolate aRanImi1 chromosome 7, aRanImi1.pri, whole genome shotgun sequence. Encoded proteins:
- the LOC138645637 gene encoding perforin-1-like, which translates into the protein MFFIFILLVSVSGTSTPPPLTYACQSAKIEECNKLHFVPGHTLLGEGVDIVTMRKKGSYLLNLQKVITSEETCTVCRNHYMKNAWQKLPLGVVDWKPQSTCVKKISGETSRSTSALAEESASSIQNNWEADLELHHKVGEAKVVLAGSQSQLSQFGQSKTNGDRYTFVRHKLSCAYYSLRLSYQPPLSHDFYERLKLLPATYDTKTQEKYRHLISTYGTHYITQANMGGEAQQVTAIRTCHATMDGVSLDELKDCLSIEASAAITGKAEANAKASTCKELSQKANHGESFHQAYNERMWKITGGQITYDLLSFDSKNSESASVFEKWMDSLKTQPEIVSYSLESIHNLVRFRGPQRENLKKAVSDYIMEKALRQNCSCPSGAMQSLGAECSCVCQGNAHRNANCCPSKKGFAKLVVNIESASNLWGDYISKTDAFVVLSYGSAKVQTSTIWNNDNPSWKARFDLGVLELSHAPLLKVEVWDEDNKYDDDLLGSCTKSLNSGVKSEVCYLQHGSVSFVVSTECLPHLTGQLCREYAASTK